A single region of the Actinoplanes sp. SE50/110 genome encodes:
- a CDS encoding methyl-accepting chemotaxis protein gives MRPNFRDLSLGFQLWAGFGSLALLMIVLAVSAGQVRANVDRQARQVVEQIDPKARSVALLQFRFSDAYGLQTAYTASDHELKHGFFTEAKAKVYAVLADVRKSASNDAQRQHAADFQAGLDDFMTIDDQVWTAVQQGRYAQATHISNVTESGPYLKAMDAAAKFDDSVTAERTAALATLTRTRSHATVRDLVLATGAVLLALLAATLLTRSIRRPLQRVVAVVDRLADGDLTQRTGVRRGDEIGRMSASLDRAIDRIAGTVTGITSHAEQVAAASSTLTGMSQALQADADQASQQIGIVADSAADVSRNLDTVAAGSEQMGAAIAEISRNTTEAAMVASTAVDTVGQAGATVSRLGTASAEIGEVVRTITTIAEQTNLLALNATIEAARAGEMGKGFAVVASEVKDLAQETARATDDITARVGSIQSQTGAAVQSIQQITEIIQRISEAQDTIAAAVEEQTATTGEMNRGVANAAVGSGEITENIAGVRDVADRTRDSADHSRRAADELTRLSQALNDLTRSFRT, from the coding sequence ATGCGCCCCAACTTTCGCGATTTGTCGCTCGGTTTCCAGCTGTGGGCCGGTTTCGGGTCGCTCGCCCTGCTGATGATCGTGCTGGCGGTCAGCGCCGGGCAGGTCCGGGCGAACGTCGACCGGCAGGCCCGCCAGGTGGTCGAGCAGATCGACCCCAAGGCCCGCTCGGTGGCGCTGCTGCAGTTCCGGTTCTCCGACGCGTACGGCCTGCAGACCGCGTACACCGCCTCCGACCACGAACTCAAGCACGGCTTCTTCACCGAGGCCAAGGCGAAGGTGTACGCGGTGCTCGCCGACGTGCGCAAGTCGGCCTCGAACGACGCGCAGCGACAGCACGCCGCCGATTTCCAGGCCGGCCTCGACGACTTCATGACGATCGACGACCAGGTGTGGACGGCCGTGCAGCAGGGCCGGTACGCCCAGGCCACGCACATCAGCAACGTGACCGAGTCGGGTCCGTACCTGAAGGCGATGGACGCCGCCGCCAAGTTCGACGACTCGGTGACCGCCGAACGTACCGCCGCACTGGCGACGTTGACCCGGACCCGGAGCCACGCGACGGTCCGCGACCTGGTGCTGGCCACCGGCGCGGTGCTGCTGGCCCTGCTCGCCGCCACGCTGCTCACCCGCTCCATCCGGCGGCCGCTGCAGCGGGTGGTCGCGGTGGTGGACCGGCTCGCCGACGGTGACCTGACCCAGCGCACCGGGGTGCGGCGCGGCGACGAGATCGGCCGGATGAGCGCCTCGCTGGACCGGGCGATCGACCGGATCGCCGGGACGGTCACCGGGATCACCTCGCACGCCGAGCAGGTCGCCGCCGCCTCCAGCACCCTGACCGGCATGTCCCAGGCCCTGCAGGCGGACGCCGACCAGGCGTCGCAGCAGATCGGCATCGTCGCGGACAGCGCCGCCGACGTGTCCCGCAACCTGGACACGGTGGCCGCCGGCTCGGAGCAGATGGGTGCCGCGATCGCCGAGATCAGTCGCAACACCACCGAGGCCGCGATGGTGGCCAGCACCGCGGTCGACACGGTCGGTCAGGCCGGCGCCACGGTGTCCCGGCTCGGTACGGCCTCCGCCGAGATCGGCGAGGTGGTCCGGACCATCACCACGATCGCCGAGCAGACCAATCTGCTGGCCCTGAACGCGACCATCGAGGCGGCCCGGGCCGGCGAGATGGGCAAGGGCTTCGCGGTGGTCGCCTCCGAGGTCAAGGATCTGGCGCAGGAGACGGCCCGGGCGACCGACGACATCACCGCCCGGGTGGGCAGCATCCAGTCGCAGACCGGGGCGGCGGTCCAGTCGATCCAGCAGATCACCGAAATCATCCAGCGGATCAGCGAGGCGCAGGACACCATCGCCGCCGCCGTCGAGGAGCAGACCGCGACCACCGGCGAGATGAACCGGGGTGTCGCCAACGCCGCCGTCGGCAGCGGTGAGATCACCGAGAACATCGCGGGCGTCCGCGATGTCGCGGACCGCACGCGCGACAGCGCCGACCATTCGCGGCGCGCCGCCGACGAGCTGACCCGGCTCAGTCAGGCGCTGAACGACCTGACCCGGAGTTTCCGCACCTGA
- a CDS encoding CHAT domain-containing tetratricopeptide repeat protein, whose amino-acid sequence MGRDPVAERLCDEALSSVDAQPRRAWGLAERALRTAQRAGDPESAAVAERARGLAALHLADLDTALRCERGAVRLAERAGNPTLAAEARMTLAFVLGRRGRTGDALAVIDQARADLHGVQRLRATAQRGAILQHAGRLGEALDAYRETLPRLRAAGDAVWTWRVLNNRGVLNVQRYRFAEALADLQDAERLSDAQDLRLLGATVRENLGFALSRQGEIPAALRYFEQAEQRYGVLGVNVSSLLLDRAELLLAVRLAPEARVVAEQAVAELTRTRGRFKLPEGHLLVATAAQLAGDCGAALPAARRAAAAFARQQRTDWSAVARLVALRCRLGLGLKVAVADLVRVARTLETAGWRLPALDARITAARLALDRGRPAAAHAVLAAAGRARRTDPAELRIRACQCVALRQLIEGRRRAASATIAAGLRIAEQHRAVLGAPDLLAHVSGHRTDLVDMGLRMALDARSARRVLRWAERGRATHLLLTRARPPADPVLAAELDEMRGVAAELTAARRAGTSVADLERRQAALENRVRDRLRQRDGDHAAAAAPASADRLTALLGEAAIIEYVESAGRLFALLVADGRVLLRPLGPAARIAGPLERLPFAMRRAACGTGRGPEAAGQLLATLGGRLDDFLIGPVRDALGDRPVVLVPTGTLQSLPWGLLPSLNGRPVTVTPSATLWSQAAGRPRRTGRPLVVAGPDLPGSVTEAAQLGRLYPAATTLTGSAATAGAVLAALPHADIAHLAAHGSFRRDNPLFSCLRLADGPLTVHDLQTLPAVPELVVLAACDSGLSLVCPGDELLGFSAALLALGARSLIAAMLPVPDEAAAELMALVHQRLAAGEPPAVALAAAGRELTRSGGPAERVTAAGFVCLGAGLQPIRCGNSGSGRSAPD is encoded by the coding sequence ATGGGGCGTGACCCGGTCGCTGAGCGGCTCTGCGACGAGGCGCTGTCCTCCGTCGACGCGCAGCCCCGGCGGGCGTGGGGACTCGCCGAGCGGGCCCTGCGGACCGCTCAGCGCGCCGGCGATCCGGAGTCCGCGGCGGTGGCCGAACGGGCCCGCGGGCTGGCCGCCCTGCACCTGGCCGACCTGGACACCGCACTGCGCTGCGAACGGGGCGCGGTCCGGCTGGCCGAGCGGGCCGGCAACCCGACGCTCGCCGCCGAGGCCCGAATGACCCTGGCGTTCGTGCTGGGCCGCCGGGGCCGGACCGGCGACGCCCTCGCCGTGATCGACCAGGCCCGCGCCGACCTGCACGGGGTGCAGCGACTGCGGGCCACCGCCCAGCGCGGCGCGATCCTGCAGCACGCCGGCCGGCTCGGCGAGGCCCTGGACGCGTACCGGGAGACGCTGCCCCGGCTGCGCGCGGCCGGCGACGCGGTGTGGACCTGGCGGGTGCTCAACAACCGGGGCGTGCTCAACGTCCAGCGGTACCGGTTCGCCGAGGCGCTGGCCGATCTGCAGGACGCCGAACGGCTCAGCGACGCCCAGGACCTGCGCCTGCTCGGCGCCACGGTGCGGGAGAACCTGGGCTTCGCGCTCAGTCGGCAGGGCGAGATCCCGGCGGCGCTGCGCTACTTCGAACAGGCCGAGCAGCGGTACGGCGTACTCGGCGTCAACGTGAGCTCGCTGCTGCTGGACCGGGCCGAGCTGCTGCTCGCGGTCCGCCTCGCCCCCGAGGCCCGGGTGGTCGCCGAACAGGCGGTCGCCGAGCTGACCCGCACCCGCGGCCGGTTCAAACTGCCGGAGGGACACCTGCTGGTGGCCACCGCGGCCCAGCTCGCCGGGGACTGCGGGGCGGCCCTGCCGGCGGCCCGCCGGGCGGCCGCCGCCTTCGCCCGGCAGCAGCGCACCGACTGGAGTGCGGTCGCCCGGCTGGTCGCCCTGCGCTGCCGGCTCGGCCTCGGCCTGAAGGTCGCGGTGGCCGACCTGGTCCGGGTGGCGCGCACCCTGGAGACGGCCGGCTGGCGGCTGCCGGCGCTCGACGCCCGGATCACCGCGGCCCGGCTCGCCCTGGACCGGGGCCGGCCCGCCGCCGCCCACGCGGTGCTCGCCGCGGCCGGCCGGGCGCGCCGCACCGACCCGGCCGAGCTGCGCATCCGGGCCTGCCAGTGCGTGGCGCTGCGCCAGCTGATCGAGGGCCGGCGGCGGGCCGCGAGCGCCACCATCGCGGCCGGGCTGCGCATCGCCGAGCAGCACCGGGCCGTGCTCGGCGCACCCGATCTGCTCGCCCACGTCTCCGGGCACCGCACCGACCTGGTCGACATGGGGCTGCGGATGGCGCTCGACGCCCGGTCGGCCCGCCGCGTGCTGCGCTGGGCCGAACGCGGCCGGGCCACCCACCTGCTGCTCACCCGGGCCCGCCCGCCGGCCGACCCGGTGCTGGCCGCCGAGCTCGACGAGATGCGCGGGGTCGCCGCCGAACTGACCGCCGCGCGCCGGGCCGGGACCTCGGTCGCCGACCTGGAGCGGCGGCAGGCGGCGCTGGAGAACCGGGTCCGGGACCGGCTGCGGCAACGCGACGGTGACCACGCCGCGGCGGCGGCGCCGGCCTCGGCGGACCGGTTGACGGCGCTGCTGGGCGAGGCGGCGATCATCGAGTACGTGGAGTCCGCCGGCCGGCTGTTCGCCCTGCTCGTGGCGGACGGCCGGGTGCTGCTGCGCCCGCTCGGGCCGGCCGCCCGGATCGCCGGGCCGCTGGAACGCCTGCCGTTCGCGATGCGCCGCGCGGCCTGCGGGACCGGACGCGGCCCGGAAGCCGCCGGGCAGCTCCTGGCCACCCTGGGCGGCCGGCTCGACGACTTCCTGATCGGCCCGGTCCGCGACGCGCTCGGGGACCGCCCGGTGGTGCTGGTGCCGACCGGCACCCTGCAGTCGTTGCCGTGGGGGCTGCTGCCGTCACTGAACGGCCGACCGGTCACCGTCACCCCGTCGGCGACGCTGTGGTCCCAGGCCGCCGGCCGGCCGCGCCGGACCGGCCGCCCGCTGGTGGTCGCCGGGCCCGACCTGCCCGGCTCGGTGACCGAGGCGGCACAGCTGGGCCGGCTGTACCCGGCCGCGACGACCCTGACCGGCAGCGCCGCCACCGCCGGGGCGGTACTGGCCGCGCTCCCGCACGCCGACATCGCGCACCTGGCCGCGCACGGCAGCTTCCGGCGGGACAACCCGCTGTTCTCCTGTCTGCGGCTGGCCGACGGCCCGCTCACCGTGCACGACCTGCAGACCCTGCCCGCGGTGCCGGAACTGGTGGTGCTCGCCGCCTGCGACAGCGGCCTGTCCCTGGTCTGCCCCGGTGACGAACTGCTCGGCTTCTCCGCGGCGCTGCTGGCGCTGGGCGCCCGGTCGCTGATCGCGGCGATGCTGCCGGTGCCCGACGAGGCGGCCGCGGAGCTGATGGCCCTGGTGCATCAGCGGCTCGCCGCCGGTGAGCCGCCGGCGGTGGCGCTCGCCGCGGCCGGGCGGGAGCTGACCCGCTCCGGCGGGCCGGCCGAGCGGGTGACCGCGGCCGGCTTCGTCTGCCTCGGCGCCGGACTGCAGCCGATCAGGTGCGGAAACTCCGGGTCAGGTCGTTCAGCGCCTGACTGA
- a CDS encoding S8/S53 family peptidase, which produces MALPHLSLVLDRLGTLGRTPVREPQRSPALGLALVELGEPAGPRDGPAAAADGADSPLDALLADLRAYFRREYHGWTPVLGKNREVEMVGSTNVISGGGRGLPGTPTQAEVLTGGWSGRALPADADVLPEVEGSPGGRRTLHDGLARLDGDRGRGATVAVCDTRLWGDGALAGAYLAPPAALLPPPGPDGVAFTAGHALFVTGIVLRSAPGAAVVVHPTLDDHARGTTWQFANDLVALAGRGVDVINVSAGFFTGDDQPALAVTTALRLLGPRTVVVAAAGNHGENEQDGRRPMWPAAYDEVVAVGALTPQGMPATFSPDAPWVDLLAPGVNVVSNYFGDAVSVVDPDTPGTTGRYPGLAAWSGTSFAAAWVSGLVAARIRPGETDAPAALHRLLQDTAAGTTATMIPKWSA; this is translated from the coding sequence GTGGCTCTGCCACATCTGAGCCTGGTGCTCGACCGACTCGGCACCCTCGGCCGGACGCCGGTCCGGGAGCCGCAGCGCAGCCCGGCGCTCGGCCTGGCCCTGGTCGAACTGGGCGAGCCGGCCGGACCGCGCGACGGGCCGGCCGCCGCGGCCGACGGCGCGGACTCGCCACTCGACGCGCTGCTGGCCGACCTGCGGGCCTATTTCCGCCGGGAGTACCACGGCTGGACGCCGGTGCTCGGCAAGAACCGCGAGGTCGAGATGGTCGGCAGCACCAACGTGATCAGCGGCGGCGGTCGCGGCCTGCCGGGCACCCCGACCCAGGCGGAGGTCCTGACCGGCGGTTGGTCCGGCCGAGCGCTGCCCGCCGACGCCGACGTCCTGCCCGAGGTCGAGGGCTCCCCCGGCGGCCGCCGCACTCTGCACGACGGCCTGGCCCGGCTCGACGGCGACCGCGGGCGCGGCGCCACCGTGGCGGTCTGCGACACCCGGCTGTGGGGCGACGGCGCGCTGGCCGGCGCCTACCTCGCCCCGCCGGCCGCGCTGCTGCCCCCGCCCGGCCCGGACGGTGTCGCCTTCACCGCCGGGCACGCCCTGTTCGTCACCGGCATCGTGCTGCGCAGCGCGCCCGGTGCCGCCGTGGTCGTCCACCCCACCCTGGACGACCACGCCCGCGGCACCACCTGGCAGTTCGCCAACGACCTGGTCGCCCTCGCCGGCCGCGGGGTGGACGTGATCAACGTGTCGGCCGGCTTCTTCACCGGCGACGACCAGCCCGCCCTCGCGGTCACCACGGCGCTGCGGCTGCTCGGCCCGCGGACCGTGGTGGTCGCCGCCGCCGGCAACCACGGCGAGAACGAGCAGGACGGCCGGCGCCCGATGTGGCCCGCCGCGTACGACGAGGTGGTGGCGGTCGGCGCGCTCACCCCGCAGGGCATGCCGGCGACGTTCAGCCCGGACGCACCGTGGGTGGACCTGCTGGCGCCGGGTGTGAACGTGGTCAGCAACTACTTCGGCGACGCGGTGTCGGTGGTCGACCCGGACACCCCCGGCACGACCGGCCGCTATCCGGGGCTGGCGGCCTGGAGCGGCACGTCGTTCGCCGCGGCCTGGGTCTCCGGCCTGGTGGCCGCCCGGATCCGGCCCGGCGAGACGGACGCCCCGGCGGCGCTGCACCGGCTGCTGCAGGACACCGCGGCCGGCACCACCGCGACGATGATCCCCAAGTGGTCGGCATGA
- a CDS encoding RNA polymerase sigma factor, whose protein sequence is MTAVDRPRAGLPPEPADLVSLVTAAAAGDEAAWNALVARYASLVYATCRRWRLTEADAADVSQTVWLRLVENLSRLREPQALPGWLTTTTARECTRLYHCRQREHPEDVESRLARTPADDDGPVDRDLIAAERDAALRAAFAELPEHCRSLLGMLMRDEPVPYAEISTRLSMPCGAIGPTRSRCLDRLRRNPALRALLTDAEGNEEKK, encoded by the coding sequence ATGACCGCCGTCGACCGCCCGCGCGCGGGCCTGCCGCCGGAACCGGCCGACCTGGTCTCGCTCGTCACGGCCGCGGCCGCCGGCGACGAAGCGGCCTGGAACGCCCTGGTGGCGCGGTACGCCTCCCTGGTCTACGCCACCTGCCGGCGCTGGCGGCTGACCGAGGCCGACGCCGCCGACGTGAGCCAGACGGTGTGGCTGCGCCTGGTGGAGAACCTGTCCCGGCTGCGCGAGCCGCAGGCCCTGCCCGGCTGGCTGACCACCACGACGGCCCGCGAATGCACCCGGCTGTACCACTGCCGGCAGCGCGAACACCCGGAGGATGTGGAGTCCCGGCTGGCCCGCACCCCCGCCGACGACGACGGCCCGGTCGACCGGGACCTGATCGCCGCGGAACGCGACGCCGCCCTGCGCGCCGCCTTCGCCGAACTGCCGGAGCACTGCCGCAGCCTGCTCGGCATGCTGATGCGCGACGAGCCCGTCCCGTACGCCGAGATCAGCACCCGGCTGAGCATGCCGTGCGGCGCGATCGGCCCGACCCGCTCCCGCTGCCTGGACCGGCTGCGCCGCAACCCGGCCCTGCGCGCCCTGCTCACCGACGCCGAAGGCAACGAGGAGAAGAAATGA
- a CDS encoding dihydrofolate reductase family protein gives MSKVRVHNLAVSLDGFATGEGQTLEAPFGHAGGRLMQWFFPTRAFQSMNGQDGGSEGVDNAFAAAWGPGIGAEIMGRNKFGPQRGAWENEEWQGWWGDNPPFHTPVFVLTHHPRPTLKLEGGNVFHFVDASPAEVLAQAREAAGGLDVRIGGGPTTVRQFLEADLIDHLHVALVPIILGRGVRLWDGLESLEDRFTVESVASPSGVTHLTFTRRPA, from the coding sequence ATGTCAAAGGTGAGGGTGCACAATCTCGCGGTTTCGCTGGACGGTTTCGCCACCGGTGAGGGGCAGACCCTGGAGGCGCCGTTCGGGCATGCCGGTGGGCGGCTCATGCAGTGGTTCTTCCCGACCCGCGCGTTCCAGTCGATGAACGGGCAGGACGGCGGCAGCGAGGGCGTCGACAACGCGTTCGCGGCCGCGTGGGGGCCGGGGATCGGCGCCGAGATCATGGGCCGCAACAAGTTCGGGCCGCAACGCGGCGCCTGGGAGAACGAGGAGTGGCAGGGCTGGTGGGGCGACAACCCGCCGTTCCACACCCCGGTCTTCGTGCTCACCCACCACCCGCGGCCGACGCTCAAGCTGGAGGGCGGCAACGTCTTCCACTTCGTGGACGCGTCGCCGGCCGAGGTGCTCGCGCAGGCCCGGGAGGCGGCCGGTGGCCTGGACGTCCGCATCGGCGGCGGGCCGACCACGGTCCGTCAGTTCCTGGAGGCCGACCTGATCGACCATCTGCACGTCGCCCTGGTGCCGATCATCCTCGGCCGGGGAGTACGCCTGTGGGACGGCCTGGAGAGCCTGGAGGACCGGTTCACCGTCGAGTCCGTTGCCTCCCCGAGCGGCGTCACCCACCTGACCTTCACCCGGCGCCCGGCGTAG
- a CDS encoding peptidase M16, whose translation MSIQFETGGVPGVFVASAGPLRAGLIFRVGEVDEPLARRGVTRLIEHLVRHAVTDADQDDATAPDLTEFHTEGSAEQVRAFLAGVCAALRELPADRLAVARDLVHAEYAARHDGAAAAMPIWRHGAHGYGLTAYPRFGLDGLQAEDLKIWTNDYFVRGNAALWVSGPHLPADLGVDLPAGDRRPAPATPTLPATPGYFPGPDGVIVWDAVVPRETAAVVFTQLLARALHRTLRVDGGLSYTATAGYAPRADGTALITALADGLPEKQDAVLAGLLGVLDRLRHGDIDEAELATVVTLCADGLTQAAGQGAGARSQAIDLLLGRPPAEPNELLSETRAVTRADVTRVARAAFAAGLLQKPGRPDTGPPGWTPAPVASTAPIDGDVFPSLADPARTRVIIGAEGASMVLGETAATVRFDACAAVLAWPDGARRLIGDDGVTVHLEPTMFHRLAAAIPTLDGRVPAGLRAAMAVRDPAAVPQPQLRLPTITAPAPPAGAFTGPPPSRWTWRGYLVNLVLCVGVIAGFATGALDPAQVRAPSGSHPLDNLPAVLIVVAMVGARAVWAARGLLRLYRH comes from the coding sequence ATGAGCATCCAGTTCGAGACCGGCGGCGTGCCCGGCGTGTTCGTCGCGTCGGCCGGTCCGCTGCGGGCCGGCCTGATCTTCCGGGTCGGGGAGGTCGACGAGCCGCTCGCCCGGCGCGGCGTCACCCGGCTGATCGAGCACCTGGTCCGGCACGCTGTGACCGATGCAGATCAGGATGATGCGACCGCGCCGGACCTCACCGAGTTCCACACCGAGGGGTCCGCCGAGCAGGTCCGCGCCTTCCTGGCCGGGGTCTGCGCCGCACTGCGCGAGCTGCCGGCCGACCGGCTGGCGGTGGCGCGGGACCTGGTGCACGCCGAGTACGCCGCCCGCCACGACGGGGCGGCCGCCGCGATGCCGATCTGGCGGCACGGCGCCCACGGCTATGGGCTCACGGCGTACCCCCGGTTCGGTCTGGACGGCCTTCAGGCCGAAGATCTTAAAATCTGGACGAACGACTATTTTGTACGCGGCAATGCGGCGCTGTGGGTGAGCGGCCCGCACCTGCCCGCCGATCTGGGCGTCGACCTGCCCGCCGGGGACCGCCGGCCGGCGCCGGCCACACCGACCCTGCCGGCCACTCCCGGGTATTTCCCCGGGCCGGACGGCGTAATCGTGTGGGACGCCGTGGTGCCGCGCGAGACCGCCGCCGTCGTCTTCACCCAGCTGCTGGCCCGCGCGCTGCATCGCACGCTACGCGTGGACGGCGGGCTGTCCTACACCGCGACGGCCGGCTACGCGCCGCGCGCCGACGGCACCGCGCTGATCACCGCGCTCGCCGACGGCCTCCCGGAGAAGCAGGACGCCGTGCTGGCCGGCCTGCTCGGCGTGCTGGACCGGCTGCGGCACGGCGACATCGACGAGGCGGAGCTCGCCACGGTCGTCACCCTGTGCGCCGACGGGCTGACGCAGGCCGCCGGGCAGGGCGCCGGGGCGCGGTCGCAGGCGATCGACCTGTTGCTGGGGCGTCCGCCGGCCGAGCCGAACGAGCTGCTGTCGGAGACCCGTGCGGTCACCCGGGCGGACGTGACCCGGGTGGCGCGCGCGGCGTTCGCGGCCGGTCTGCTGCAGAAGCCGGGCCGCCCGGACACCGGACCGCCCGGCTGGACTCCGGCCCCGGTCGCCTCCACCGCCCCGATCGACGGCGACGTCTTCCCGTCGCTCGCCGACCCGGCCCGGACCCGCGTGATCATCGGCGCCGAAGGCGCCAGCATGGTACTGGGCGAGACCGCCGCTACCGTGCGGTTCGACGCCTGCGCCGCCGTGCTGGCCTGGCCGGACGGCGCCCGCCGGCTGATCGGCGACGACGGCGTCACGGTCCACCTGGAACCGACGATGTTCCACCGCCTCGCCGCCGCGATCCCGACTCTCGACGGTCGTGTCCCGGCCGGGCTGCGGGCCGCGATGGCCGTCCGCGACCCGGCGGCCGTGCCGCAGCCTCAGCTGCGGCTGCCCACGATCACCGCGCCGGCGCCGCCGGCCGGCGCCTTCACCGGCCCGCCGCCGTCCCGCTGGACCTGGCGCGGCTACCTGGTCAACCTGGTCCTCTGCGTCGGCGTGATCGCCGGGTTCGCCACCGGCGCCCTCGACCCGGCGCAGGTGCGGGCCCCGTCCGGCTCGCATCCGCTGGACAACCTCCCCGCGGTGCTGATCGTGGTGGCCATGGTGGGCGCCCGCGCCGTCTGGGCCGCCCGCGGACTGCTGCGCCTCTACCGACACTGA
- a CDS encoding GGDEF domain-containing protein produces the protein MTYNSTFGNVFYVLLYGALTSAAWLAMRRVPAGPQRRPWLLVAVTQTLWFAGDATELAYYYLAKVPPVGLSDVCWLGGYAVLTVALVLMARRRAPGRLRGAVLDALTLTAAAALVSWQFLIEPSLRQGYSTGASIIPALYPVADVVVLAALLFIALSPGTRQAPTRLLFGAVALYLSIDLITNIGFHFLSDGLVARAGSLIMLGNALLTAACLHPKRDELTRSSAQVRVLHPSRVLFLGVAFLTAPVLTAVQDGLAKNAVATLLATAASTIFVLTRFTLAVREQERAQAQLSHQAHHDPLTGLANRAMLTDEMDRGRPTGVAVLYLDLDGFKQVNDRYGHEAGDLVLTTVANRLSAAVRGTDLVVRLGGDEFVLFCPDLPAPDAIRLAERVVADVARPIPFQGSQLDVGASIGIAAYGAGEQAHERDALRAADAAMYEAKRQGRGRWVLATTLAA, from the coding sequence GTGACCTACAACTCCACCTTCGGGAACGTCTTCTACGTCCTCCTGTACGGCGCGCTGACCAGTGCCGCCTGGCTGGCGATGCGCCGGGTGCCGGCCGGGCCGCAGCGCCGGCCGTGGCTGCTGGTCGCCGTCACGCAGACCCTCTGGTTCGCCGGCGACGCGACCGAGCTGGCCTACTACTACCTGGCGAAGGTCCCGCCGGTCGGCCTGTCCGACGTCTGCTGGCTCGGCGGGTACGCGGTGCTCACCGTGGCGCTGGTACTGATGGCCCGCCGCCGGGCCCCCGGCCGGCTGCGCGGCGCGGTCCTCGACGCGCTCACCCTGACCGCGGCGGCCGCCCTGGTCAGCTGGCAGTTCCTGATCGAGCCGTCGCTGCGGCAGGGCTACTCCACGGGGGCGTCGATCATCCCGGCGCTCTACCCGGTCGCCGACGTCGTGGTGCTCGCCGCGCTGCTGTTCATCGCCCTGTCCCCGGGCACGCGCCAGGCGCCGACCCGCCTGCTGTTCGGCGCGGTCGCCCTCTACCTGTCGATCGATCTCATCACCAACATCGGGTTCCATTTCCTGTCGGACGGGCTGGTGGCCCGCGCCGGCAGCCTGATCATGCTGGGCAACGCCCTGCTGACCGCCGCCTGCCTGCACCCGAAGCGCGACGAGCTGACCCGCTCCAGCGCCCAGGTCCGGGTGCTGCACCCGTCCCGCGTCCTGTTCCTCGGCGTCGCGTTCCTGACCGCCCCCGTCCTCACCGCCGTCCAGGACGGCCTGGCCAAGAACGCGGTGGCCACCCTGCTCGCCACCGCCGCCAGCACGATCTTCGTGCTGACCCGGTTCACCCTGGCCGTGCGCGAGCAGGAGCGGGCCCAGGCGCAGCTCTCCCACCAGGCGCACCACGACCCGCTCACCGGCCTGGCGAACCGCGCCATGCTCACTGACGAGATGGACCGCGGCCGCCCCACCGGTGTCGCCGTGCTCTACCTGGACCTGGACGGCTTCAAGCAGGTCAACGACCGCTACGGCCACGAGGCCGGCGACCTGGTGCTGACCACCGTCGCCAACCGCCTGTCCGCCGCCGTCCGCGGCACCGACCTGGTGGTCCGCCTCGGCGGCGACGAGTTCGTGCTGTTCTGCCCCGACCTGCCGGCGCCGGACGCCATCCGGCTCGCCGAGCGGGTGGTCGCCGACGTGGCCCGGCCCATCCCGTTCCAGGGCAGCCAGCTGGACGTCGGCGCCAGTATCGGCATCGCCGCCTACGGCGCCGGCGAGCAGGCCCACGAGCGGGACGCGCTGCGCGCCGCCGACGCCGCCATGTACGAGGCGAAACGCCAGGGCCGCGGGCGCTGGGTGCTGGCCACTACCCTGGCGGCGTGA